The Cyclobacteriaceae bacterium DNA segment TCCTCCTAGTTGAAAAGCAATTCATCTTACCATAAAGCCGATTATCGGACATTTGAAATCTATGAAGGTTACTAATTACTTTATCTAGTAATTTAGCATTGTAACCAACTTTTTTAAACATGAAGAGTAAATCAATCATTTCCTGCTTTGCATTTCTTTTATTCGCAGTATTCGCGAGTAGTCATGTTTTGGCCCAGGCAGCCTTTGGTTTAAAAGGTGGATTGAACCTGGCAAACCTTAAAGTGGATGATCCGGAAGCCAGTTATGATTCCCGTACAGGCTATCATGCCGGTGTTTTTGTGAGAGGAAAATTTTCGAAGGTGGCCATTCAGCCTGAAGTGCTACTTTTCACACAAAGCACTGACGCAAAAGAGACACTTTTAGGTGATTACAAAACTAATTTTACCTATCTCAGTATTCCTATTATGCTGAAATTTTATGTGGTCAGTGGATTGAACATTCAAGCTGGTCCTCAATTCGGATTTTTATTGGATGGCGAGATGAAGGGAACAGACCTAATTGGTCAGGATTTCAGCTATGATGTTAAGGAGTATTATAAGAATAGTGATATTTCTGTTTCTCTTGGAGGCGGTTGGGATTTTCCGTTTGGACTCAATGTTGATGTTCGTTATAACATTGGTGTTCAGGACATCAACGATCAGGCTGATGGTGAAGAAGCAAAAAGCCGCGTATTTCAAGTATCGTTAGGCTGGAACTTTCTTAAGTAATAAGACTATTTTCTTAGCTTGTTTCAATAATAAAACCACATAGGCACATAGGTAACATAGAATTGTGAAAGCTATGTGCCTATATTTCTATGTGGTTAAACATCGTGAATGGCTACTCCACAGTAATCAAGTAATAGTTTTTCTTCCCTTTTTGTGCCAACAGGTATTTGTTGTGCAGCAAGGCTTGTTCGGCTTTCGCGGTCGCATCAGACACTTTAACCTTATTCAGACTTACACCTCCACCCTGTATCATTTTGCGTGCTTCACCTTTTGAGGGGAAGATTAAGTTGCCGGTTATTTCAGAAAGTAAATCGACCACACCCGGTTGCTGTTCCCAAACCTGTCTGCTGATGGTAGCTTTTGGTACGCCATCCATAATAGCCAGCAATGTTTCTTCATCCAGACTTTCCAGGTCTTCTGTGGTTGAGTTGCCAAACAAAATACCCGATGCTTTAACCGCTTGATCGTAATCAGCCTGGGAATGAACACGAATGGTAATATCCTTCGCTAAGGCTTGCTGTAACTCGCGTTTGTGTGGTGCTTCCTGGTGCATACGAATCAAGGCCTCAATTTCTTCCTGTTCTTTCAGTGTGAAAATTTTGATGTAATTCACCGCATCTTCATCGGAAGTATTAAGCCAGAACTGATAGAACGCATACGGAGATGTTTTCTTGGGGTCTAGCCAAACGTTTCCACCTTCCGTTTTTCCGAATTTTGTTCCATCGGCTTTTTTAATCAGGGGTGTAGTAAGGGCAAAGGCATCACCATTTGATTTTCGTCTGATGAGTTCTGTTCCGGTAACAATATTTCCCCACTGGTCTGAGCCTCCCATTTGCAGCTTGCAGTTTTTATGTGTGTAGAGGTAGTAGAAATCATAACCCTGTACCAACTGGTAACTGAACTCAGTAAACGACAAACCAGTTTCGAGTCGATTCTTAACAGAATCTTTGGCCATCATGTAATTGATGGTGATGTGCTTACCCACATCGCGTATAAAATCCAGAAAACGAAAATCCTTAAACCAATCGTAATTGTTCACCATCTCGGCACCAGATACGCCTGCCCCAAAGTCAAGAAACTTTTCCAACTGATTTTTCACGCAGGTTACATTATGCTGCAGCACTTCTTCTGACAACAGGTTGCGCTCAGCAGATTTTCCGGAAGGATCGCCTACCATGCCAGTAGCGCCACCCACCAGTGCAAAGGGCTTGTGTCCGCATTGCTGGAAATGTACCAAGGTCATGATTTGGGCGAGGTGACCAATGTGCAAGGAATCTGCCGTAGGGTCAAAGCCAATGTATCCGCCTGTTGGTTCTTTTTGTAGCTGCTCCTCAGTACCTGGCATGATGTCGTGTAACATGCCCCGCCAACGCAACTCTTCAACAAAATTTTTCATTCTCCTTATTTTGCTGCAAATATAATAGCCTGAATCAAAGAAGAAGCCTAGTTGGATGGAAGGTTAAATGGTTCTGCCGGATCAATGTGGGTAATCTCATTAAACAAACCTGTGTTCAAGTCAAAATACCAGCCGTAAAGTTTCGGATAGGTGCCATGTTTCCAGGCCTTCTGAATTAAGTCCAGCTTACTTAGGTTTTTAACTTGTTGTTCAATATTTAATTCCGCAAGGCGTTGTTCTTTTTGTTCATAGGGTAGGGGATCCAATTCCTGATGATGAAGTTCATAAGTGGCCCGTAAGTCAACCAGCCACTCCCGTAACAAGGGCTTTTCTGTTCCCTGAATTACTTCCCGTAAACTGCTGCAATGGCTATAGCCACATACAATGATGTATTTAATTCTGGATACTTCCAGCGCATCTTGCAAAAGGGCCATCAAGCTTAGATCATTTTCTTTAACCAAGTTGCCCACATTCCGGTAAACCAGAATTTCTCCGGGCTCTGTGTTGGTGATTTCGCGTACCGGCACAAGACTATCGGAAGATCCAATCCAAAGTAACTCAGGATTGTGCATAGCCGATAGGCGTTTAAAGTATCCTTTATCAAGGGCGAGTTTCTCCTGCACCCAGGCTTTGCTTTCCAATAAAATTCGTTCGCGGGTGGTCATGATTTAAAAATCGGGTTTGAGGCGGACACGGATTGATTTAACTCCACGTGTATATTTCGGGTTATGGCTGATTGTTGAAAGTCCTGAATCGTTTCGATAATGTCGTTGTCAATAAATGTTGAGCGCGATCCATCAATAATCACATGACTGTTGTCAGGAATTTCGCGGAGGGTGTTTCGCAGCAGCGCCTTGTTCAAAAATGAAACATCTTTGGTGAGCCTTACCAGGTATCGATTGCCCTCTTTGACACAGAACAATGCCTGGTGAAAATTGGATTTGAGTACGAAGATCAACCCGATTCCTAACCCGATAAAAATACCTTGAAGCAGATTGGTGAACAATATTGCCAGGATGGTTACTGCAAATGGAATAAATTGTGCCCAACCTTTCCTGAACATATCGATTACCAATGCTGGTTTGGTGAGTTTCCAACCCACCATCAGCAATATGGCTGCGAGACTGGCCAGTGGAATTTTGTTTAATAAATTCGGAATAAGCATGGCTGTGATCAATAACAAGCTACCATGCGCAATAGCCGATGTTTTGGTTCGGGCTCCGGAGCCTACGTTAGCCGAACTTCTTACTATCACGGACGTAACCGGCAGGCCGCCAATCAAACCGCTCACGATGTTACCGAGCCCCTGAGCTTTAAGTTCATGGTTTAAAGGAGTAAGGCGTTTATACGGATCCAGTTTATCGATGGCATCAATGCTTAATAGCGATTCAAGGCTGGCTACTACGGCAATGGTAATAGCCACAATCCATACATCCGGATTAGTAAGTGCAGAAAGTACAGGAAAAGTAAATTGTCCGAAGAATGCACCTACGCTATCCGCAACAGGTAAGGATACAAGGTGCTCCGGCAAAATCAGCAAGTCGGTGCTATAACTTCTGAAAATTTCATTAAGCATAATTCCAACCATAACAACAACCAACGGAGCCGGAATAATTTTGGAAAAAGTTGCTTGTCGGATGAATGGCCTTTCCCAAAGCAGTAAGATCACTATGGATACGAGACATATGATAGCAGCTCCCGGCTGAATGTAGTCGATTGCTTTAAGTATTTCCGTAAAGGTGTTTTCACCATCGGCTTGCACAAAGTTTTCGTCTCCGATAAAATCACTGTCGTAACCAACTGCGTGGGGTATTTGCTTAAGAATAAGGGTTAGCCCAATTGCAGCCAACATTCCTTTGATAACCGAAGAGGGAAAGTAATTGCCTATGGTTCCGGCTTTAACAAAACCGAGAATCAATTGAATAATTCCAGCCAATACTACGGCAGTCAGAAATACCGGGTATTCACCCAGTTGTTGAATGGCCGCAAATACTATAGTAGTTAGGCCGGCAGCGGGACCGCTTACACTAAGTGCAGATTTACTGTAGGAGGCCACTACCATTCCGCCAACAAAGCCGGCAATAATTCCTGAAAAGAGTGGAGCACCTGATGCAAGCGCCACGCCAAGGCACAATGGTAGTGCCACAAGAAAGACTACAATGGAGGCCGGAAGATCATGGCGTAAATTATTGAGCGGATGTAACGGATGATTCATAAGTAGTATTGATGCAATGTTAAATAAAAAGGATTATACCTTATGGCATAATCCCTTTCGTTTTTTAATACTAACGGTATTTGGAATCAAGCAACTTCTACTTTCGATGCCGTTATGTTGTAGATAGAAGCCAACTTAGTTGAACTGTCAAATGTTACGCCAAGGTCCTTAATGATACCCGTGTGCAGGCTGTACACCCAGCCATGAATATAGGGCAGGTTGCGATCGCGCCATGCATTCTGGATGATTGAAGTCTTGGATAAATCAAATACCTGTTCCATCACATTGATTTCTACCAATCGATTGAACCGCGCTTCTTCATTTTCAATCTTGTCCAGTTCTTCTGCATGCAGGCGATACACATCCTTGATGTTACGTAGCCAATTATCAATTATGCCAAATTGTTGATTACCCATTGCAGCTTTTACACCCCCGCATCCGTAATGGCCACACACAATAACATGCCGTACTTTCAATACGTTAACCGCATAGTCGAGTACGCTAAGCATATTCATATCTGTGTGAACAACCATGTTGGCAATATTCCGGTGTACAAAAATGTCACCGGGTTTTGTGTTGGTGATTTCATTTGCGGGTACGCGACTGTCGGAACAACCTATCCAAAGTACTTGCGGAGTTTGTCCTTTAGCAAGTGTGTTGAAAAATTCAGGGTCTTCTTTTAATCGTTCTTCAACCCATTTTTTGTTTCCTTCTAAAAGGGATTTGTACATGTCCATATTTATATAATTTAACCGGTTACTAATTTTCTTTCTTGTTCTGATATTTCCTGGAAATCGGGCTCAACATCCACAATGCCCCAGAAATATTTTCCTATATAAAATAAAACGGTGCCTGATACAACCGCAATGTTTAAGTCCACCAGTACGGTTACAACAGTAGTAAAAATGATGAATGCAAACTGAATGTTTCGCATGGGTTGTCGGAACCACCGTTTCAAAAGGTAGGTTCGTGGAAAATCCTTGTCGCTTACATCAAGCCCAGCCTTAAAGAGGACGCCAATGAAGACAGCGGCCGGCACCAGGGTTAGCAAATCTTTTAATGCCAGAATGCTGACCAAAATAAATATACCCATTAATACCCCAGCCAGTCGGGTTTGTGCGCCTTCTTTTATCAGCAATACGGAGCGTATGGTTGCTTGTGCCCCCGGTATGCCTTGAAGGGCTCCGGATACCGCATTACTCAATCCCTGGGCAAATAGCTCTTTGTTCAGATTTGATTTTTCCCGTGTCAATTTATCCACCACCAAAGCGGTGAGCAGTGAGTCGAGGTAGGCCAGTAACGTGAGTTGCAAAGCAAAGGGCAACGCCATAATGATGTACTCCGCCTTCAGGATTTCATTCGGGAAATAGCTTGCCAGCAGTTGGCCGAATTCCGAAAGCGACCCGGTTGTACTGCCGAGCTGTACGTGCTCAACCTGAATGTTGAATAGGGTGGTGAACGCGGTCATGATGATGATGCTGAGAAGAACGCCTGAAAGGAGGGATCGTATCTGTGGTCGCAGAGCTGCACGTTTCACCGTTATCACGATCAGATAGATCATCAAAAAAGTACTCAAAGCAATACCCAGGTTAAGCCAAATGCCTCCCTGCATTAAGCTTTTCCCATCTACTGCAAATATTTTGACGAGTTGGTCGTACCAAATGAGGACAGCTATGCCATTCATAAAGCCGAGCACAATAACATTGGGCACGAGGCTGATGAGTTTACCTAGGCGGGCAAATGCGGCAACAATCAACACAAGGCCGGTAAGCATGAAAACAAGCGTTATAAACTGCTCTGCCATTTCACGTACCGGGAAATTCTCATAAGCAAATGCCACCACCAGCGCTGATACGGCAGTCATTGGCGCTGTGGGGCCTGATGCCTGCAGTCGGGTACCTCCAAAAATGGAGGTGATGATGGGAATAACGGCTGCACCGATCATTCCCGCAAACGCCCCGCGGCCGGACATTACCCCGAACGCAGCTCCTAAGGAGAGCGCAGCAAAGCTTACGGTAAGGCCAGATGTAATATCAGGCAGAAGCCTTCTGAAATTCATTTTTAAAATTTTAAATAATCACTGGAAGCGAAATTGCTGGCCGGGAAACGGCTCAAAAGGCATAATCCGAAAGATGAGTTGTGGATTATGCGGGCAATTCGTTCTTTGGAGGAGGAGTGTGAATTTCGAGGTAAATGGATTGCGCTAAACGACTTGATCGTTGAAGGTATAAGTCGTTAATAATTAGTTGCTTATTGCTAGCCTGCGACAAGGTTATGTAAGGGCTGATCTTTGCTTCTGATTCGCTGAAGTCCTTTGTTGATTCGGAGGAAGTGTCCTTTTCTTCTTCACAGCCTCCATTGGCTACGAACCGAACCATGCTTTCGTAGAGTTGCTTATTTTTTGTCTCCAACCCGATAAGCTTGGCTTCAAGCATGAGGAAGCTGAGGTTGAAAAAGATCAATCCGAGCACCAACGCCAATAACCGGCCAAATATGGAATTGCGAATTAGCATGAAGTCAAAAATACGCCATTTTTGCCAAATTGAATTAGAATTTCTTTATTGAGCGGTTAATTAACAATGTATGAATCAACCTGATGCTTTAAACCTGGTAGCCGATTTCCACCGGACATTCAAACACCCCATTTTGAACAAACCTCAAATTCCTGCAGAAGATCGGTGCAAACTACGGGTTGCGCTAATCGATGAAGAGTTAAAAGAGTTGGAAGTGGCTATTCTTGAAAAGGACATTGTTGCGGTGGCCGATGCCTTATGCGATATTCAATATGTACTTTCAGGGGCTATTCTTGAGTTTGGTTTGGGAGAGAAGTTTAAAGCCTTGTTCGAAGAGGTACAACGGTCGAATATGAGTAAAGCCTGTACCTCCGAAGATGAAGCGCGGGCAACCGTTAAGCATTACCTGAACAAGGATGGTACGGAGTGTTACTACAAGCAAGAGGGCGATAAGTGGTTGGTTTACCGAAAATCCGATAACAAAACGATCAAATCAGTTGGTTATTCTCCGGCTAACCTGGAGCGGATACTTCATCACACGTAAAATTCAATTTGAAAATCCACGTCATTGCCTTTTACCTGTAGGGGATTAAGTGCAACAATGTTCGATTCGTTAAAAGCCTTAATGAACTCACTTCTGCTGATGCGCAGCTTACTGCGTCCAGGCTGTATGCGATAATACTGCATCCGTCCCGATTTGTTGGCGGCAGCGCGATAAACCAAGGTTACCGCAATGGGAATGGGGGAGGGGATGTAGCGCATGTCTCAACTTAGAGATAGGTCTTCTTAAATTCATGGTGAAGGAATGAATTCTGACGGGCATTGTATTGGGCCAGTAGAGAATACGCCCAACCCGGCACGTAGTTAAAGCGCATGTTATATTCCTCAATCTTCTCGCATAGTTCTTTCACATAAAACCTAACCTGGTCCAGATTTCTGCAATCCGTTGGCTTTTCAAAGTTGCGGGCCGTAAAGGAGCGGAACTCCAACTCAATTTTTTTTCGTTCAAAGTCACTCATGCAATTGTGTAATTTTGCACAATTTAATTCAAAAAATAGTACTTAAGCAATATTATAAGTGCAATTTTACACATTATTTTTAAGCGCACTTTAGGCATCTCATGTCAGCGGCCTCATAAATCTGGTAAATCAAATAAGAAATTAGAGTTTTTTAAGTGACTGGTAATCAGTTACTAATTTCCTTGATATAGCTAAAAAGAATTAATCAAGCGCGTTAATGGTGACCCAATACCGGTAGGCAATAATGGCCTGTTCCCATTTTTTCAGCTGGGTTAGGTTACGCTGACTGTAGCGCGGAAGAATGACTTTATTGATGCTGGCCAGTGCTTTGAAAAATAGTTTTCGCATAATACCGTTGTTTGAATTAGGCTTAAGTTGGATACTTTTAATCCTTATCTTTAGCTCGAACAAAATCCTTTACGACACATAAAGTTATGGAATCCTTGGAATCTGGTTCTTTCTTAAATATTTGGCATTATGCCATGATTGTGGGCGCAATTGCCATGGTGGCGATTGGCCTGCTACTTTACTTCATTCATCACCTGAAAGCATCGTCCATTAAGGAATATCACCACAAGTACGATTACCTGAACAAGAACGAAATAGCCAATTATAAGCGGGTGTTTTATTGCTTTGGTATTGCTGTGGCATTTGCCATCAATACCTATGGCATGGGCGAGATTACCGAAATCGGTATTTGGTTTTTAGTTCGGATGTTTATGGCCATTGCGGGTGGTACCCTGGTTGCGTACATCGCTTATTTGGTGTTGGAGTATTACTACCCTACCAAGTTGGACAAAAAGCTTAAGAAGTGGCGTTTTGCTCCCCGCATTAATCCAAAGAGTGGCAACACTATGCGCCTTTTGAGCGAAGAGGAAGAAGATGTGCACCTGGATGCCGGAATGATTGCGGAAGAAAATGTGTTTTCCATTGATTATGATGTTTGGATTGATGAGAAAACCGGTGACGTAAAAGTTGAAAAATATGAAGGCCGCCTGCAGGCACTTCAATGTAATAGCTGTGGTTTTTATACCATGCGCGTTATTAAAGAAGAAGTTACTAAAATGCCGGATGGCAATGAGCCAGGTGAGCTGGTAAAAAATTACCAATGCAGTTATTGTAAATCTGTGCGGGCTACCTCCTTCAAAATATCTACTAAAGAAGCTGACGATTATAAGAAAGATAAGTTCAAGTTTAAACGAAATAGTAACATTGACCTGGTTAAAGTGGAGATACATTCGATTACCGGTGAGCGGAAGCATTTTGAATTTCAGAATGTAGATCAGGCTCAAAAATTCCTGTCGGAGTTTGAATCTTGACAAAAGGCTGGATTTCTAGCATACCATTTGCCTGTATTTCCGTATACATGATAATAAACTGATTAAAGAATGAGCATAATGAAGCGTTTTGGATTGTTGGTTGGGTTGGTTTTGATAGTTGGGGCTCACGCACGTGCTGTACCCGATTCTGTTTTTCAGATTAAGCCGGTTTATGGCAAACAGGTGCGCATTGTTACTTCGATTTTGGAAACCGGTCACTTCCGGAAACTGCCATTTAATGACTCACTATCATCCGTTGTTTTTGATGGCTACCTGTCTAGTTTGGATAACAGTAAGATCTATTTCCTGAAGTCGGATATTAGTGCTTTTGAGAAGTACAGGAATCAGTTAGATGATTTGGCTCGTGAAGAACGTGTTGAACCTGCATTTGAAATGTACCAGGTTTTTCAAAAGCGTTTTAATGAGCGGATGGAATATGTGATGACGCATCTGGTGGGGAAGGAGTTTGATTTTACGGCTGATGAGTATTATGAAACCAATCGGGAAAAGGCGCCCTGGCCGGCAAGTGTTAATGAACTGAATGCAATCTGGACTCAGATCATTAAGAATCAGGCGTTAAGTCTAAAACTAACAGGCAAAACACAAGCTGAAATTAAAGAGAATCTGGAAAAGCGTTACGAACGCTTTATTAAATCCATGAGTCAAACCAACAGCGATGATATTTTCAGCACTTACCTGAATACCATTGCTGAGTCATACGATCCGCACACCAATTATTTCTCTCCACGCACAGCCGATGTATTCAAACAAAACATGGCGCAGTCGTTTGAAGGGATTGGTGCCCGTCTTCAATCTGATAACGATTACACTAAAATTGCAGAAATACTTCCGGGCGGGCCAGCCGAAAAAAGTAAACTATTACATGCTAATGACCGCATTATTGGCGTGGCTCAAGGTGATGACGGAGAAATGGTAGATGTTATTGGCTGGCGATTGGATGAAGTTGTGAAACTGATCAAAGGCCCGAAGGGAACCCGCGTTCGGTTAAATATATTACCGGCAGAAGCTGGCGTTACAGGCCCTGCCGTAGTGATTACACTTGTTCGCGATAAAATTAAACTCGAAGACCTCACCGCTAAAAAGCAGGTGGTGGAGTACACGAAGGATGGCAAGCAGATGAAGCTTGGCGTTATCACCCTTCCCAGCTTTTATATGGATTGGGAAGCCTATCAAAAGGGTGATCCGAATTACAATAGCACCTCAAGCGATGTAAAGAAGCACATTCAGGAAATGCAAGCTCAGGGAATTAACGGCCTTGTGTTGGATTTACGAAACAATGGTGGCGGATCACTAAAGGAAGCCATAGACCTGACCGGTTTGTTTATTAAAAACGGTCCGGTAGTTCAGGTAAAAAATTCAATGAAGCGAACAGAAGTATTGGAGGATGAAGATAACTCGATCTTGTACAACGGCCCGCTTGTGGTGTTGATCAACCGGTTCAGTGCGTCAGCTTCAGAGATATTTGCAGGAGCTATTCAGGATTATGGTCGGGGTGTGGTTGTTGGCGAATCATCATACGGTAAAGGAACAGTGCAAACCATGGTGGAGTTGGACCGTTTTGTTCAGGATAAAGAACAGGCAGGTTCGCTTAAGCTTACCATTCAGAAATTTTATCGGGTTAACGGAAGCAGTACACAGCATCGGGGTGTGATTCCAGATATAAAACTCCCTTCAGCACTTGACCCCGATCAGTTCGGTGAGAGTTCAAGTCCGGCAGCTTTGCCTTGGGATGAAATCCGTGGAACGTTGTACCAGCGCACACCCTATATCAACAGCAAGGTACTTGCCGGGTTGACCAAGACTCATCAGGAGCGTTTGAAAACAGATGCCCAGTTGCTTGATCTGGTAACCCAAATTGAAGAGGCCAGAAAAAATCTTAACCAAACGAAAGTTTCGCTGAACGAATCCACTCGCAAAAAGGAGATGGAGGAGGCGGAGCGTAAAGTAAGCGCTACCCGAAATCCCGGAAACGTGCAACTGGATAAAGAAGGAAAGCCTGTAACCGGTTCGTTGAACATGGAGGATGAATATTTAAGGGAAGGATTATTGATCCTTTCTGATTTGATTACTTCAAGAATCGGATAACGTTCTCATGTTTATTATATGATGTAAAAAAATCGGGCTGCCAAATGGCGGCCCGATTTTTTTTAAGTGTTCTTGATGCTATGGTAGCTTTATGAATTCGGCAAATGGCTTCAATGAAACGGGTTCGAGTCCATTCTTAACAAGCAGGTTTTCCAGGTTTTTGCCATGCTTGGCTTTCAGTGAGGCAAATGTTCCTTTTGCTTTTTCGAAACGTTCTTCAAGTGCTTTCATATTCTCCAATTCAGCCGCAGATGGTGTGAAGAAAGAGTTGGCAACTTTTCCGTACAATTCACTCAAATCTTCGCGGAGTTGCGGATTTCCTGCACCTACATAATTATCTCCGGTAGTGATTAAAAGTATTTCCTTTAACTTCAACAGTTCATTTTCAAATACTGAATTGCTTTTACCTGCTTTAGCATTCTTATTTTTCAGCTTTTCAGATGCGCTCAATAATTCATCGACTTCATAAACCAAGTAAGCCAAATCTTCAGTCATTGCAAACAATTTACGAGTTGTAGAATGTTGGAGTTCACGATCTGAAGCTGACACACTGGACGAAGGAGAATATTGAACTGCAAGATCCGTTGTATATGTTTCTCTGCCTTTTTGGAGTACTACCTTATATGTTCCGGCTGTAGCACGAGGGGCTGTGAATCCTCCAGCTGCAAAAGTTTTTCCAGCAGCTGTTTTGGGTGCTTTTGTAGCATAATTCCATTGAATGATATTAATACCCTTTGATTTACCGGCATTAAGTTCGGTCACTTGATTTCCATCCTTATCCTGAATTTCAAGCGACATTTTCCCTATGGTATGACGTTTTTTTAGGTAATAGGTAATTTTGGCAGCTTGGCTGGCATTTGCGCCAACAAATTGTGTTTCGCTAGCTGTTCCTCCAAATCCATTTGCTTCGTGAATAATGGAAGGCTTTCGTGCGAAGAAGTGTAGCTCTTTGTTTAGCACTTCTTCATTTAATTCGCGAAGCGGACTTATATCATCAATAATAATAACTCCTCTTCCATGTGTTCCTAAAATCAGATCGTTTGTTTTTTTATGCAAGTCGATAAAATGAACGGAAACAGCAGGGACATTATTGGTGAACTTCATCCATGATTTACCACCATCCAGGGTTATGTATAATCCCATTTCGGTGCCAAGAAACAACAGGTTTTCGTTTACATAGTCCTCCTGAATGTTTCTGACGAAGGAAGTTACATCAGGACTTATAATGGATGTCCAGGTTGCACCATAGTCCGTTGTTTTATATGCATACGGTTTCATATCTCCCTGCTGATAACCGGTAAATACGGCATACGCATTACCCTTGCCAAAAACGCTGGCTTCAATGTGCCAACATGAAGTGTTTTTAGGCAAGCCCGGGATATTTGTTGTTACATTTTTCCAGGTTTTGCCACCATCGCGGGTTACTTGTACATTCCCGTCATCGGTGCCCGCCCAGATTACGTTCTCATCAAGTGGAGATTCAGTAATCGTAAAGATGGTGCAATGATTTTCTGCGCCCGAATTATCTTTTGACAATCCACCAGAGTCACCGGCATTTATTTTGGTTTTATCGTTAGTGGTTAGATCAGGAGAAATCTTCACCCACGTATCACCCATATCTTCCGACCGATGAACAAACTGGCTGCCCATATAGAAGCGATCGGGTTGATGCAAGCTTATCGCCATGGGCGAGTTCCAGTTGAATCTG contains these protein-coding regions:
- a CDS encoding carboxy terminal-processing peptidase — translated: MSIMKRFGLLVGLVLIVGAHARAVPDSVFQIKPVYGKQVRIVTSILETGHFRKLPFNDSLSSVVFDGYLSSLDNSKIYFLKSDISAFEKYRNQLDDLAREERVEPAFEMYQVFQKRFNERMEYVMTHLVGKEFDFTADEYYETNREKAPWPASVNELNAIWTQIIKNQALSLKLTGKTQAEIKENLEKRYERFIKSMSQTNSDDIFSTYLNTIAESYDPHTNYFSPRTADVFKQNMAQSFEGIGARLQSDNDYTKIAEILPGGPAEKSKLLHANDRIIGVAQGDDGEMVDVIGWRLDEVVKLIKGPKGTRVRLNILPAEAGVTGPAVVITLVRDKIKLEDLTAKKQVVEYTKDGKQMKLGVITLPSFYMDWEAYQKGDPNYNSTSSDVKKHIQEMQAQGINGLVLDLRNNGGGSLKEAIDLTGLFIKNGPVVQVKNSMKRTEVLEDEDNSILYNGPLVVLINRFSASASEIFAGAIQDYGRGVVVGESSYGKGTVQTMVELDRFVQDKEQAGSLKLTIQKFYRVNGSSTQHRGVIPDIKLPSALDPDQFGESSSPAALPWDEIRGTLYQRTPYINSKVLAGLTKTHQERLKTDAQLLDLVTQIEEARKNLNQTKVSLNESTRKKEMEEAERKVSATRNPGNVQLDKEGKPVTGSLNMEDEYLREGLLILSDLITSRIG